In Thermobaculum terrenum ATCC BAA-798, one genomic interval encodes:
- a CDS encoding D-lyxose/D-mannose family sugar isomerase — MLSREEYRRAQERAAQMLEEAGIVLTPQERAQIEVADFGLGDLEHTGLQLVTYINTERVCTKELVLFPHQTCPEHRHPPVGDDPGKEETFRCRRGLVYLYLEGEPTPSPKARPPQGREHTYTVWHEIELHPGEQHTIPPNTLHWFQAGPEGAIVSEFSTRSRDDTDIFTDQEITRATMVRD, encoded by the coding sequence ATGCTGAGCAGGGAGGAGTACAGGAGGGCGCAGGAGAGGGCGGCGCAGATGCTGGAGGAGGCGGGCATAGTCCTCACCCCACAGGAACGCGCCCAAATAGAGGTGGCCGACTTCGGGCTGGGAGACCTGGAGCACACGGGGTTGCAGCTGGTGACCTACATCAACACCGAGAGGGTGTGTACCAAGGAGCTGGTACTCTTCCCCCACCAGACCTGTCCCGAGCACAGGCATCCCCCGGTGGGGGATGATCCGGGCAAGGAGGAGACCTTCAGGTGCAGGCGTGGGCTGGTGTACCTGTACTTGGAGGGGGAGCCCACCCCCTCTCCCAAGGCCAGGCCCCCACAGGGCAGGGAGCACACCTACACCGTGTGGCACGAGATCGAGCTGCATCCAGGGGAGCAGCACACCATCCCCCCCAACACCCTCCACTGGTTCCAGGCGGGGCCCGAGGGGGCGATAGTGTCGGAGTTCTCCACCCGCAGCAGGGACGACACCGACATCTTCACCGACCAGGAGATAACACGCGCCACCATGGTGCGGGACTAG
- a CDS encoding SAVED domain-containing protein, translated as MVKKFRKAVDHIESRVRRDVVFHIFLNCPAALAVGLGASIDCLKKVVVYHYNVAPEPVSELNGSLSGSYRYLRVIDLSNISPHILKQRVGPNYDYINKQQVLITDGNDVCMALGLSSHNPGAAARSFAQKNKWSLICLDNKYNGHLSRDQDWLQVMREVVSELLRLGGQEGVRIHLVLSAPIAMAFAIGMGLGMQMQVTVYNWFRERQTYIRVLDLNKLQLL; from the coding sequence TTGGTCAAGAAATTTCGCAAGGCTGTGGACCACATCGAATCTCGGGTGAGGAGAGACGTCGTGTTCCACATTTTCCTGAACTGTCCAGCTGCCCTGGCCGTGGGGCTTGGAGCGAGCATAGACTGTCTCAAGAAGGTGGTCGTGTACCACTACAACGTCGCACCCGAACCAGTCTCAGAGCTCAACGGATCTCTATCTGGGAGTTATCGCTATCTGCGTGTCATAGATCTATCAAATATTTCCCCACATATCCTGAAGCAACGGGTGGGCCCAAACTATGATTACATAAATAAGCAACAAGTACTGATTACTGATGGCAACGACGTGTGTATGGCTCTGGGCCTGAGCTCGCACAATCCGGGGGCTGCAGCTCGATCTTTCGCTCAGAAGAATAAATGGTCCCTCATCTGCTTGGACAACAAATATAATGGGCACTTGAGTAGAGACCAAGACTGGCTACAGGTGATGCGCGAGGTGGTGAGTGAGTTGCTGCGTCTGGGAGGGCAAGAGGGTGTTAGGATACACCTGGTGCTCAGCGCTCCCATCGCTATGGCGTTTGCTATAGGTATGGGGCTAGGGATGCAGATGCAGGTGACTGTGTACAACTGGTTTAGGGAAAGACAAACCTACATAAGAGTGCTGGACCTGAACAAACTCCAACTATTATAA
- a CDS encoding recombinase family protein — protein MSTQREDTHKVGAGRLAAIYTRKPVGSDRDRTPPERQREMCEELAVDLGYTTSEELVFADEGPPTSDSRPGLLALMQALIEGRASAVIVDRVDRIARYETKMLELFLNGLRNRHIPIYVARMPRGYRYDLESGRIVQDEERA, from the coding sequence ATGAGTACTCAGAGAGAAGACACGCACAAAGTCGGTGCTGGCCGCCTGGCGGCGATCTACACCAGGAAGCCTGTGGGCTCAGATCGGGACAGGACCCCTCCGGAGAGGCAGCGCGAGATGTGCGAGGAGCTGGCGGTGGACCTGGGATACACCACGAGCGAGGAGCTGGTGTTTGCCGACGAGGGGCCTCCCACCAGCGACTCGCGGCCCGGGCTGTTGGCGCTGATGCAGGCTCTAATAGAGGGCAGGGCATCGGCGGTGATCGTTGATCGGGTGGACAGGATAGCTCGCTACGAGACGAAGATGCTCGAGCTGTTCCTAAATGGCCTGCGTAACAGGCATATACCGATCTACGTAGCGAGGATGCCCAGGGGCTACAGGTATGACCTGGAGTCCGGCAGGATAGTGCAGGACGAAGAACGTGCTTAG